One window of Streptomyces sp. SUK 48 genomic DNA carries:
- a CDS encoding GGDEF domain-containing protein: protein MGDDERLAAVVALAQGMAAARTPEDSWQAAALGACHALVGSFAALSVWERELGRLRVLVNVGDRRPDEEEFPAAESYPVHQFPEITEFLHERWAGGGGPNAWVETAEGTAAGVPGYFHQRVAALRRRGRGCCVVAPVVLHGRAWGEVYVARAVGSPVFGRADADFATVLAAVVAAGLAQTERLEEARRLAFTDALTGLANRRAVDVHLDEALERHRVEGAVVSLVVCDLNGLKRVNDTAGHAVGDRLLERFGSVLSLCGAMVPGALAARLGGDEFCLLAVGPAADEVVKAADELCRRAGELELGEGVACGVASTDDPIGPVADARRLFRLADAAQYRAKAMRADRPVVAGREGPDDPVVRLADEPPPTRAERRRFRGRNP, encoded by the coding sequence ATGGGCGACGACGAGCGGCTTGCCGCAGTGGTGGCGTTGGCGCAGGGGATGGCCGCGGCGCGCACCCCCGAGGACTCGTGGCAGGCCGCCGCGCTCGGCGCCTGCCACGCGCTGGTCGGCAGCTTCGCCGCCCTGTCGGTGTGGGAGCGGGAACTGGGCCGGCTGCGGGTCCTGGTGAACGTGGGGGACCGGCGCCCGGACGAGGAGGAGTTCCCGGCGGCCGAGTCCTACCCGGTGCACCAGTTCCCGGAGATCACCGAGTTCCTGCACGAACGCTGGGCCGGGGGCGGCGGCCCGAACGCCTGGGTGGAGACCGCGGAGGGCACCGCCGCCGGCGTCCCCGGCTACTTCCACCAGCGCGTCGCCGCCCTGCGCCGGCGCGGCCGCGGCTGCTGTGTCGTCGCCCCCGTCGTGCTGCACGGCAGGGCCTGGGGCGAGGTGTACGTCGCCCGTGCCGTCGGATCGCCGGTGTTCGGCCGCGCCGACGCCGACTTCGCGACCGTGCTCGCCGCCGTCGTCGCCGCGGGGCTCGCGCAGACCGAGCGCCTGGAGGAGGCCCGCCGGCTCGCCTTCACCGACGCCCTGACCGGCCTCGCCAACCGCCGCGCCGTGGATGTGCACCTCGACGAGGCGCTCGAACGGCACCGCGTCGAGGGTGCCGTCGTCAGCCTCGTGGTCTGCGACCTCAACGGGCTCAAGCGGGTCAACGACACCGCGGGCCACGCCGTCGGCGACCGGCTCCTCGAACGCTTCGGCTCGGTGCTCTCGCTGTGCGGCGCGATGGTGCCGGGCGCGCTGGCCGCCCGGCTCGGCGGGGACGAGTTCTGCCTCCTCGCGGTCGGCCCGGCCGCCGACGAGGTGGTCAAGGCGGCCGACGAACTGTGCCGCCGCGCGGGCGAGTTGGAGCTGGGGGAGGGGGTCGCCTGCGGGGTCGCCTCGACCGACGACCCGATCGGCCCGGTGGCCGACGCCCGGCGGCTGTTCCGCCTCGCGGACGCCGCGCAGTACCGTGCCAAGGCGATGCGCGCCGACCGTCCCGTGGTCGCCGGCCGGGAGGGCCCCGACGACCCCGTGGTCCGGCTCGCCGACGAACCGCCGCCCACCCGCGCCGAGCGCCGCCGGTTCCGCGGCCGCAACCCCTGA
- a CDS encoding enoyl-CoA hydratase-related protein, which yields MSEARFGEFVLVRRHGYVAELVLDRPKAMNAVSTEMARSIAAACTALGADRDARVTVLTSSHERAFCVGADLKERNSFSDADLMRQRPVTRGAYTGVLELPMPTIAAVHGFALGGGFELALSCDLIVADRTAVVGLPEVSVGVIPGGGGTQLLPRRVGAARAAELVFSARRLEAAEAGELGLVDHVVEEGRDRAEALELAARIAGNSPVGLRAAKRALRLGQGLELRAGLEVEDAAWRSVAFSGDRAEGVAAFNEKRKPQWPGE from the coding sequence ATGAGCGAGGCGCGGTTCGGGGAGTTCGTGCTGGTACGGCGGCACGGATACGTCGCGGAGCTGGTCCTGGACCGGCCCAAGGCGATGAACGCCGTCTCCACGGAGATGGCCCGCTCGATCGCGGCCGCCTGTACGGCACTGGGGGCGGACCGGGACGCCCGGGTGACCGTCCTGACCTCGTCGCACGAGCGGGCGTTCTGTGTCGGCGCCGACCTCAAGGAGCGCAACTCCTTCAGCGACGCGGACCTGATGCGGCAGCGGCCGGTGACCCGGGGGGCGTACACCGGCGTGCTGGAGCTGCCGATGCCGACGATCGCGGCGGTGCACGGGTTCGCGCTGGGCGGCGGCTTCGAGCTGGCCCTGTCCTGCGACCTGATCGTGGCCGACCGTACGGCCGTGGTGGGGCTGCCCGAGGTGTCCGTGGGCGTGATCCCGGGCGGCGGCGGCACCCAGCTGCTGCCCCGGCGGGTCGGCGCGGCGCGGGCGGCCGAGCTGGTGTTCTCGGCGCGGCGCCTGGAGGCCGCGGAGGCCGGCGAGCTGGGGCTCGTGGACCACGTGGTCGAGGAGGGCCGGGACCGCGCGGAGGCGCTGGAGCTGGCGGCGCGCATCGCCGGTAACTCCCCGGTGGGCCTGCGCGCGGCCAAGCGGGCGCTGCGGCTGGGGCAGGGCCTCGAGCTGCGGGCCGGTCTGGAGGTCGAGGACGCCGCGTGGCGCTCGGTGGCCTTCTCCGGGGACCGCGCGGAGGGCGTCGCCGCGTTCAACGAGAAGCGGAAGCCTCAGTGGCCGGGGGAGTAG
- a CDS encoding adenylate/guanylate cyclase domain-containing protein, producing the protein MTVDDTGPGEQDRTDPSAADSGEDPLALRLEQLILGAERRYTPFQAARSAGVSMELASRFWRAMGFADIGQAKALTEADVLALRRLAGLVEAGLLSEAMAVQVARSTGQTTARLAEWQIDSFLEGLTEPPEPGMTRTEVTYPLVELLLPELEEFLVYVWRRQLAAATGRVVQAADDEEMVDRRLAVGFADLVGFTRLTRRMEEEELGELVEAFETTAADLVAARGGRLIKTLGDEVLFAADDAGTAADIALRLVETLANDETMPELRVGMAFGTVTTRMGDVFGTTVNLASRLTSIAPRDAVLMDSAFAKELIRAGEAPASEAEAAEAAAAAEKEGEEPPSYRFALQPMWQRPVRGLGVVEPWLLTRRNGEQ; encoded by the coding sequence GTGACCGTCGACGACACGGGCCCCGGCGAGCAGGACCGGACGGACCCCAGCGCCGCCGACTCCGGCGAGGACCCGCTCGCGCTCCGTCTCGAACAGCTCATCCTGGGCGCCGAGCGCCGCTACACCCCTTTCCAGGCCGCCCGCAGCGCCGGCGTCTCCATGGAGCTGGCGTCCCGCTTCTGGCGGGCGATGGGCTTCGCCGACATAGGCCAGGCCAAGGCCCTCACCGAGGCCGACGTCCTCGCCCTGCGCCGCCTCGCCGGTCTCGTCGAGGCGGGGCTGCTCAGCGAGGCCATGGCCGTACAGGTGGCCCGGTCCACCGGGCAGACCACCGCCCGGCTGGCCGAGTGGCAGATCGATTCCTTCCTGGAGGGCCTGACCGAGCCCCCCGAGCCCGGCATGACCCGCACCGAGGTGACGTACCCCCTGGTCGAACTGCTGCTGCCGGAGCTGGAGGAGTTCCTGGTCTACGTCTGGCGCCGCCAGCTCGCCGCCGCGACCGGGCGGGTCGTCCAGGCCGCGGACGACGAGGAGATGGTCGACCGGCGCCTCGCCGTCGGCTTCGCCGACCTCGTCGGGTTCACCCGGCTGACCCGCCGCATGGAGGAGGAGGAACTCGGCGAACTCGTCGAGGCGTTCGAGACCACCGCCGCCGACCTGGTGGCCGCGCGCGGCGGCCGGCTCATCAAGACCCTCGGCGACGAGGTCCTGTTCGCCGCGGACGACGCGGGTACGGCCGCGGACATCGCGCTGCGCCTGGTGGAGACGCTGGCCAACGACGAGACGATGCCCGAACTGCGCGTCGGCATGGCCTTCGGCACCGTGACCACCCGGATGGGCGATGTGTTCGGCACGACGGTCAACCTGGCCTCCCGGCTGACCTCCATAGCCCCGCGCGACGCCGTCCTGATGGACAGCGCGTTCGCCAAGGAGCTGATCCGCGCCGGTGAGGCGCCCGCCTCGGAGGCGGAGGCGGCGGAGGCCGCGGCGGCCGCCGAGAAGGAGGGCGAGGAGCCGCCGTCGTACCGTTTCGCCCTCCAGCCGATGTGGCAGCGCCCGGTGCGCGGCCTCGGCGTGGTCGAGCCGTGGCTGCTCACCCGGAGGAACGGGGAGCAGTAG
- a CDS encoding SDR family NAD(P)-dependent oxidoreductase, translated as MSQTAVVTGGTGGIGLETALGLAAAGFAVTVVGRDHARGAGAVERIGAVNPARPGRFLRADLSSLDQVRSLAARLAGEHAATGNPLTLLVNNVGAMFAERRVLDGVEASFVVNHLSPYLLTELLLPTLRAGAPSRIVNVTSGAVAVAKRDFGAVEPPGGYYGFHHYGRAKLAHLAYTLDLAGRLDGTGVSVFAADPGGAATDMTDGTLTDPRIVSPALRLLWPLVRRRLARSTSGPASAAARSSVTAATDGALTGRTGLVIGPGAVPVAPFRHATDPRLAEAVRRLSETHAPVGALP; from the coding sequence ATGTCGCAGACAGCTGTGGTGACGGGTGGGACGGGAGGGATCGGGCTGGAGACGGCGCTGGGGCTGGCGGCCGCGGGGTTCGCGGTGACCGTCGTCGGGCGCGATCACGCGCGGGGGGCCGGGGCGGTCGAGCGGATCGGCGCGGTGAACCCGGCGCGTCCCGGACGGTTCCTGCGCGCCGACCTCTCCTCGCTCGACCAGGTGCGCTCGCTCGCGGCCCGGCTCGCCGGCGAGCACGCCGCCACCGGTAATCCCCTGACGCTGCTGGTCAACAACGTCGGGGCGATGTTCGCCGAGCGGCGGGTCCTGGACGGCGTCGAGGCGTCGTTCGTCGTCAACCACCTCTCGCCCTACCTGCTGACGGAACTGCTGCTGCCCACCCTGCGGGCCGGCGCGCCGAGCAGGATCGTGAACGTGACCTCGGGCGCGGTCGCCGTCGCCAAGCGGGACTTCGGCGCCGTCGAACCGCCCGGCGGCTACTACGGCTTCCACCACTACGGACGCGCCAAGCTCGCCCACCTCGCGTACACCCTGGACCTGGCCGGCCGGCTGGACGGCACGGGCGTCTCGGTCTTCGCCGCCGACCCCGGGGGCGCGGCGACCGACATGACCGACGGCACCCTGACCGATCCCCGGATCGTCTCTCCCGCCCTGCGGCTGCTGTGGCCGCTGGTGCGGCGCAGGCTCGCCCGCTCCACCTCCGGCCCGGCGTCCGCGGCGGCCAGGTCCTCGGTCACCGCCGCCACCGACGGCGCCCTGACCGGCAGGACCGGCCTCGTCATCGGCCCCGGGGCGGTCCCGGTCGCTCCGTTCCGGCACGCGACCGACCCCCGGCTCGCCGAGGCCGTACGCCGGCTCAGCGAGACCCACGCACCGGTGGGCGCCCTCCCGTGA
- a CDS encoding alpha/beta fold hydrolase → MTGPLTDPPAAVPANAPHDKDVTVTDTAPAAYARTVRGFGPGLLLAHGAGGGIEANYGPLLAGLAARHTVVGVDYPGSGRTPAATAPLGLDELADQLVAAADAEGLDTFALCGYSLGGPVAVRAAVRHPGRVTALVLSAAFARPDTRTDLAAAIWQQLYESGQHLLLAQYLTHLAVSAPVLNSLTPAQVREAAEQTAAALPAGTGAQVDLVRRVDVRADLGALGVPTLVVVTTADPLIPAALQRELAAAVPGARTVELATGHLPFVERPQRWLELITGFLGEEGHRR, encoded by the coding sequence GTGACCGGCCCCCTGACCGACCCGCCGGCCGCCGTGCCGGCCAACGCCCCTCACGACAAGGACGTCACCGTGACCGACACCGCCCCGGCCGCCTACGCCCGCACCGTCCGCGGCTTTGGGCCCGGTCTCCTCCTCGCGCACGGCGCGGGCGGCGGCATCGAGGCCAACTACGGGCCGCTCCTGGCCGGACTCGCCGCCCGGCACACCGTCGTCGGGGTCGACTACCCCGGCTCGGGGCGGACCCCCGCCGCGACGGCGCCCCTCGGGCTCGACGAACTCGCGGACCAGCTCGTCGCCGCGGCGGACGCGGAGGGGCTCGACACGTTCGCGCTCTGCGGATACTCGCTCGGCGGGCCGGTCGCGGTCAGGGCGGCGGTCCGGCATCCCGGCCGGGTCACCGCGCTCGTGCTGAGCGCGGCCTTCGCCCGCCCGGACACCCGCACCGACCTGGCCGCGGCGATCTGGCAGCAGCTGTACGAGTCCGGGCAGCATCTCCTGCTCGCCCAGTACCTGACCCACCTGGCGGTGAGCGCGCCGGTGCTGAACTCCCTCACCCCGGCCCAGGTGCGCGAGGCCGCCGAGCAGACCGCGGCGGCGCTGCCGGCCGGTACCGGAGCCCAGGTCGACCTGGTCCGCCGGGTCGACGTCCGGGCCGACCTCGGTGCGCTCGGCGTCCCCACGCTGGTCGTCGTCACCACCGCCGATCCCCTGATACCGGCCGCCCTCCAGCGCGAGCTGGCCGCGGCCGTACCCGGCGCGCGGACCGTCGAACTGGCCACCGGGCACCTGCCCTTCGTGGAGCGGCCGCAGCGGTGGCTGGAGCTGATCACCGGGTTCCTCGGCGAGGAGGGGCACCGGCGGTGA
- a CDS encoding TetR/AcrR family transcriptional regulator, with amino-acid sequence MTSTQLRKDAARNWDRIVAIARELVDEGTALQLNDVARRAGLGVGTVYRHFATPEALLETVAAPCLEGLAEHGRGALALADTEPLRALEEFLSRVVEAQVTDAALAPVAAAAVDALPRTAELKRSLTTAGTELLDRAHAAAAIRADLTATDLVPLMCGIAHAVNLHGGDTASRLRTAHRYLTTFLEGTRTPPRP; translated from the coding sequence ATGACGAGCACGCAGCTGCGCAAGGACGCCGCCCGGAACTGGGACCGGATCGTCGCCATAGCCCGCGAACTGGTGGACGAGGGCACCGCGCTCCAGCTCAACGACGTCGCGCGGCGGGCGGGGCTCGGGGTCGGGACCGTCTACCGGCACTTCGCGACGCCCGAGGCGCTGCTGGAGACCGTGGCCGCGCCCTGTCTGGAGGGGCTCGCGGAGCACGGCCGCGGAGCGCTGGCGCTGGCCGACACGGAGCCGCTGCGCGCGCTGGAGGAATTCCTGTCGCGTGTCGTGGAGGCCCAGGTCACGGATGCGGCGCTGGCGCCGGTCGCGGCGGCGGCGGTCGACGCGCTGCCGCGCACGGCCGAGCTCAAGCGGTCCCTCACGACGGCCGGCACGGAACTCCTCGACCGGGCGCACGCGGCGGCGGCGATCCGCGCCGACCTCACCGCGACGGACCTCGTCCCGCTGATGTGCGGCATCGCCCACGCGGTGAACCTGCACGGCGGCGACACGGCCTCCCGCCTGCGCACCGCCCACCGCTACCTGACCACCTTCCTCGAGGGCACCCGGACCCCGCCCCGGCCTTAG
- a CDS encoding biotin--[acetyl-CoA-carboxylase] ligase produces MTPRDAADDNPGRWSDLDRPPLNASALRRALVREGGLWSGLEVVERTGSTNNDLVARAAAGPVAEGTVLVAEEQTTGKGRLDRRWSAPPRSGLFVSVLLRPAEVPVHHWGWLPLLTGVAVATGLARAAGVDTALKWPNDLLVTVEGEERKAGGILLERAGEDGVVIGFGLNVSLRGEELPVARAGSLLLAGAVNTDRDPLLRAVLRSLEDWYGRWRAALGDPAECGLQEAYAAGCATLGRTVRAELPGDRDLIGEAVAVDGDGRLVIATADGVQPVGAGDIVHLRPA; encoded by the coding sequence ATGACGCCCCGAGATGCAGCAGACGACAACCCCGGCCGCTGGTCCGATCTGGACCGTCCGCCGCTGAACGCGAGTGCCCTGCGCCGCGCGCTGGTGCGCGAGGGCGGGCTGTGGTCCGGGCTGGAGGTGGTGGAGCGCACCGGCTCCACCAACAACGACCTCGTGGCGCGCGCCGCGGCCGGTCCGGTGGCCGAGGGCACGGTGCTGGTGGCGGAGGAGCAGACGACCGGGAAGGGCCGCCTCGACCGCCGCTGGTCGGCGCCGCCGCGCTCCGGCCTCTTCGTCTCCGTGCTGCTGCGGCCCGCGGAGGTTCCGGTGCACCACTGGGGGTGGCTGCCGCTGCTCACCGGGGTCGCGGTGGCGACGGGGCTGGCGCGGGCGGCGGGCGTGGACACGGCGCTGAAGTGGCCGAACGACCTGCTGGTGACGGTCGAGGGGGAGGAGCGCAAGGCGGGCGGCATCCTGCTGGAGCGGGCCGGCGAGGACGGCGTCGTCATCGGCTTCGGCCTCAACGTCTCGCTGCGCGGGGAGGAACTGCCGGTGGCACGGGCGGGTTCGCTGCTGCTGGCCGGCGCGGTGAACACCGACCGGGACCCCCTGCTGCGGGCGGTGCTGCGTTCCCTGGAGGACTGGTACGGCCGCTGGCGCGCGGCGCTCGGCGACCCCGCGGAATGCGGTCTCCAGGAGGCGTACGCGGCCGGCTGCGCGACCCTGGGCCGCACGGTGCGGGCGGAGTTGCCGGGCGACCGCGACCTGATCGGCGAGGCGGTGGCCGTGGACGGCGACGGCCGCCTGGTCATCGCGACGGCGGACGGGGTCCAGCCGGTGGGCGCGGGCGACATCGTCCACTTGCGCCCGGCGTGA
- a CDS encoding acyl-CoA carboxylase subunit beta produces MSEPEERHEIQGIDIHTTAGKLADLQRRIHEATHAGSERAVEKQHAKGKLTARERVELLMDEGSFVELDEFAQHRSTHFGLEQNRPYGDGVVTGYGTVDGRPVAVFSQDFTVFGGALGEVYGQKIVKVMDFALKTGCPVIGINDSGGARIQEGVASLGAYGEIFRRNTHASGVIPQISLVVGPCAGGAVYSPAITDFTVMVDQTSHMFITGPDVIKTVTGEDVGFEELGGARTHNAVSGVAHHMAGDEKDAIEYIKQLLSYLPSNNLSEPPVFPEEADLAATDEDRELDTLVPDSANQPYDIRTVVEHVVDDGEFFETQALFAPNIVTGFGRVEGHPVGVVANQPMQFAGCLDIDASEKAARFVRTCDAFNLPVLTFVDVPGFLPGVGQEHEGIIRRGAKLIYAYAEATVPLITVITRKAFGGAYDVMGSKHLGADLNLAWPTAQIAVMGAQGAVNILHRRTLAEAAATGEDVEAVRARLIQEYEDTLLNPYVAAERGYVDAVIMPSDTRSHIVRGLRQLRTKRESLPPKKHGNIPL; encoded by the coding sequence ATGTCCGAGCCGGAAGAGCGTCACGAGATCCAAGGGATCGACATTCACACGACCGCGGGCAAACTCGCGGATCTCCAGCGGCGCATCCACGAGGCGACGCACGCCGGCTCGGAGCGCGCCGTCGAGAAGCAGCACGCCAAGGGCAAGCTGACGGCCCGTGAGCGGGTCGAACTGCTCATGGACGAGGGTTCGTTCGTCGAGCTCGACGAGTTCGCCCAGCACCGCTCCACCCACTTCGGCCTGGAGCAGAACCGGCCGTACGGCGACGGTGTCGTCACCGGCTACGGCACCGTGGACGGCCGTCCGGTCGCCGTCTTCTCCCAGGACTTCACCGTCTTCGGCGGCGCCCTCGGCGAGGTCTACGGCCAGAAGATCGTCAAGGTGATGGACTTCGCCCTGAAGACCGGCTGCCCGGTCATCGGGATCAACGACTCCGGCGGCGCCCGCATCCAGGAGGGCGTCGCCTCGCTCGGCGCCTATGGCGAGATCTTCCGCCGGAACACCCACGCCTCCGGTGTCATCCCGCAGATCTCCCTGGTCGTCGGCCCCTGCGCCGGCGGCGCGGTGTACTCCCCGGCCATCACCGACTTCACGGTCATGGTCGACCAGACCTCGCACATGTTCATCACCGGACCCGACGTCATCAAGACCGTCACCGGCGAGGACGTGGGCTTCGAGGAGCTGGGCGGCGCCCGGACCCACAACGCCGTCTCCGGCGTGGCCCACCACATGGCCGGGGACGAGAAGGACGCCATCGAGTACATCAAGCAGCTGCTGTCGTACCTGCCGTCCAACAACCTCTCCGAGCCCCCGGTCTTCCCGGAGGAGGCGGACCTCGCGGCCACCGACGAGGACCGCGAGCTGGACACCCTGGTCCCGGACAGCGCCAACCAGCCGTACGACATCCGTACGGTGGTCGAACACGTCGTGGACGACGGCGAGTTCTTCGAGACGCAGGCCCTGTTCGCGCCGAACATCGTCACCGGCTTCGGCCGGGTCGAGGGGCACCCGGTGGGTGTCGTCGCCAACCAGCCGATGCAGTTCGCGGGCTGCCTGGACATCGACGCCTCCGAGAAGGCCGCGCGATTCGTGCGCACCTGCGACGCGTTCAACCTGCCGGTGCTCACCTTCGTGGACGTGCCCGGCTTCCTGCCGGGCGTCGGCCAGGAGCACGAGGGCATCATCCGGCGCGGCGCCAAGCTGATCTACGCCTACGCCGAGGCCACCGTCCCGCTGATCACCGTGATCACCCGCAAGGCGTTCGGCGGCGCCTACGACGTGATGGGCTCCAAGCACCTGGGCGCCGACCTCAACCTCGCCTGGCCGACCGCCCAGATCGCCGTCATGGGCGCCCAGGGCGCGGTCAACATCCTGCACCGGCGCACCCTCGCCGAGGCGGCCGCGACCGGCGAGGACGTGGAGGCCGTACGCGCCCGGCTCATCCAGGAGTACGAGGACACCCTCCTCAACCCCTACGTGGCGGCTGAGCGCGGTTACGTCGACGCGGTGATCATGCCGTCCGACACCCGCTCCCACATCGTCCGGGGCCTGCGTCAGCTGCGCACCAAGCGGGAATCACTGCCCCCGAAGAAGCACGGCAACATCCCCCTCTAG
- a CDS encoding acyl-CoA carboxylase epsilon subunit, whose translation MTIKVVRGNPTPEELAAALAVVRARAAAAAAAPAGVRGPRDAWSDPARVAAARVPRAGAAAWTRTYWPS comes from the coding sequence ATGACGATCAAGGTCGTACGAGGCAACCCGACCCCCGAGGAGCTGGCCGCCGCCCTGGCGGTGGTCCGCGCCCGCGCCGCGGCGGCGGCCGCCGCGCCGGCCGGCGTGCGGGGCCCGAGGGACGCGTGGTCCGACCCGGCCCGCGTCGCCGCCGCCCGCGTCCCCCGCGCGGGCGCGGCGGCCTGGACCCGCACCTACTGGCCCAGCTGA
- a CDS encoding nucleoside triphosphate pyrophosphatase, with amino-acid sequence MTSTHRRRLVLASQSPARLGLLRQAGLTPEVIVSGVDEDAVTAPTPAELALALAEAKASVVAALPEVQGALVIGCDSVLELDDRALGKPADAEEATARWKSMRGRAGILQTGHCVWDTAAKRFVSATASTVVRFGEPSDEEIAAYVASGEPLYVAGAFTLDGRSAPFIEGIEGDHGNVIGISLPLVRKLLAELGVGITELWAPAG; translated from the coding sequence ATGACCTCGACGCACCGCAGGCGACTCGTTCTCGCCTCCCAGTCCCCCGCCCGTCTCGGCCTGCTCCGGCAGGCGGGCCTCACGCCCGAGGTCATCGTGAGCGGGGTCGACGAGGACGCCGTCACCGCCCCCACCCCGGCCGAACTGGCCCTCGCCCTCGCCGAGGCCAAGGCATCGGTCGTGGCGGCGCTGCCCGAGGTGCAGGGCGCCCTGGTGATCGGCTGCGACTCGGTGCTGGAGCTGGACGACCGCGCGCTCGGCAAGCCCGCGGACGCCGAGGAGGCCACCGCCCGCTGGAAGTCCATGCGCGGCCGGGCCGGCATCCTCCAGACGGGGCATTGCGTCTGGGACACGGCCGCCAAGCGCTTCGTCTCGGCGACCGCCTCCACCGTCGTACGGTTCGGCGAGCCCAGCGACGAGGAGATCGCCGCCTACGTGGCCTCCGGCGAGCCCCTGTACGTCGCCGGGGCGTTCACCCTGGACGGCCGTTCCGCGCCCTTCATCGAGGGCATCGAGGGCGACCACGGCAATGTGATCGGCATCAGCCTGCCCCTGGTGCGCAAACTGCTGGCCGAACTGGGCGTCGGCATCACGGAGTTGTGGGCACCGGCCGGGTGA
- a CDS encoding biotin carboxylase N-terminal domain-containing protein: protein MRKVLIANRGEIAVRVARACRDAGIASVAVYADPDRDALHVRAADEAFALGGDTPATSYLDIEKVLNAARESGADAIHPGYGFLSENAEFAQAVLDAGLNWIGPPPQAIRDLGDKVAARHIAQRAGAPLVAGTSDPVSGADEVVAFAEEHGLPIAIKAAFGGGGRGLKVARTLEEVPELYDSAVREAVAAFGRGECFVERYLDRPRHVETQCLADKHGNVVVVSTRDCSLQRRHQKLVEEAPAPFLSEEQLAELYRASKAILKEASYEGAGTCEFLVGQDGTISFLEVNTRLQVEHPVTEEVAGIDLVREMFRIADGEELGYGDPELRGHSFEFRINGEDPGRNFLPAPGTVTTFTGPSGPGVRLDAGVESGSVIGPAWDSLLAKLIVTGRTRKEALERAARALDEFQVEGMATAIPFHRVVVRDAAFAPELTGSTEPFKVHTRWIETEFVNEIKPFAAPADAEADEDTGRETVVVEVGGKRLEVSLPSSLGMSLARTGLAAGAKPKRRAAKKSGPVASGDTLASPMQGTIVKVAVEEGQEVKEGDLVVVLEAMKMEQPLNAHKAGTIKGLGAEVGASITSGAAICEIKD, encoded by the coding sequence GTGCGCAAGGTGCTCATCGCCAACCGTGGCGAAATCGCTGTCCGGGTGGCTCGGGCCTGCCGGGACGCGGGGATCGCGAGCGTTGCCGTCTACGCGGACCCGGACCGGGACGCTCTGCATGTCCGCGCTGCGGATGAGGCGTTCGCCCTGGGCGGTGACACACCGGCAACCAGCTACCTGGACATCGAGAAGGTCCTGAACGCGGCCCGGGAGTCCGGCGCGGACGCCATCCACCCGGGTTACGGCTTCCTCTCGGAGAACGCCGAATTCGCGCAGGCCGTCCTCGACGCCGGTCTGAACTGGATCGGCCCGCCGCCGCAGGCCATCCGCGACCTGGGCGACAAGGTGGCGGCCCGCCACATCGCCCAGCGCGCCGGCGCGCCCCTGGTGGCCGGCACATCCGACCCGGTCTCGGGCGCCGACGAGGTCGTCGCCTTCGCCGAGGAGCATGGTCTGCCGATCGCCATCAAGGCGGCGTTCGGCGGCGGCGGCCGCGGCCTGAAGGTCGCCCGCACTCTCGAAGAGGTACCGGAGCTGTACGACTCGGCGGTGCGCGAGGCGGTCGCCGCCTTCGGGCGCGGCGAATGCTTCGTGGAGCGCTACCTGGACCGTCCGCGGCACGTGGAGACCCAGTGCCTGGCGGACAAGCACGGCAATGTGGTCGTCGTGTCCACCCGTGACTGCTCGCTCCAGCGCCGCCACCAGAAGCTCGTGGAGGAGGCGCCGGCACCGTTCCTGTCCGAGGAGCAGCTCGCCGAGCTGTACCGCGCCTCCAAGGCCATCCTCAAGGAGGCCAGCTACGAGGGCGCGGGAACCTGTGAGTTCCTGGTCGGCCAGGACGGCACGATCTCCTTCCTGGAGGTCAACACCCGTCTCCAGGTCGAGCACCCGGTGACCGAGGAGGTCGCTGGCATCGACCTGGTCCGCGAGATGTTCCGCATCGCGGACGGCGAGGAGCTCGGGTACGGCGACCCGGAGCTGCGCGGCCACTCCTTCGAGTTCCGCATCAACGGCGAGGACCCGGGCCGCAACTTCCTGCCCGCCCCGGGTACGGTCACCACGTTCACCGGGCCGTCCGGTCCCGGTGTCCGCCTGGACGCCGGTGTGGAGTCGGGCTCGGTCATCGGCCCGGCGTGGGACTCGCTCCTCGCCAAGCTGATCGTGACCGGCCGCACCCGCAAGGAGGCCCTGGAGCGGGCCGCGCGGGCGCTGGACGAGTTCCAGGTCGAGGGCATGGCCACGGCGATCCCCTTCCACCGCGTGGTGGTCCGGGACGCGGCGTTCGCGCCCGAACTCACCGGCTCCACGGAGCCGTTCAAGGTCCACACCCGCTGGATCGAGACGGAGTTCGTCAACGAGATCAAGCCCTTCGCCGCGCCGGCCGACGCCGAGGCGGACGAGGACACGGGCCGCGAGACCGTGGTCGTCGAGGTCGGCGGCAAGCGGCTCGAGGTCTCGCTGCCGTCCTCGCTGGGCATGTCCCTGGCCCGTACCGGCCTCGCGGCGGGCGCCAAGCCCAAGCGCCGCGCGGCCAAGAAGTCCGGCCCGGTGGCCTCCGGCGACACCCTCGCCTCCCCGATGCAGGGCACCATCGTGAAGGTGGCCGTCGAGGAGGGCCAGGAGGTCAAGGAGGGCGACCTGGTCGTCGTCCTGGAGGCCATGAAGATGGAGCAGCCCCTGAACGCCCACAAGGCCGGCACGATCAAGGGCCTGGGCGCGGAGGTCGGCGCGTCGATCACCTCGGGCGCGGCGATCTGCGAGATCAAGGACTGA